A genomic stretch from Halogranum gelatinilyticum includes:
- a CDS encoding NOB1 family endonuclease — MHVLDSSAFIHEYHTDNQTASVPMVHEELEGEHAFRFDAMEGAGMHIHIPAEGTVEKVQRAAGETGDGDVLSDTDTRLIAAAFELDGTLVTDDYAMQNVAEHLGVVVEAIAQDGITEQRSWTFQCAGCGREFDEEKPRCPICGSDLSRKNPN; from the coding sequence ATGCACGTTCTCGATTCCTCCGCGTTTATTCACGAGTACCACACGGACAACCAGACAGCGTCGGTTCCGATGGTTCACGAGGAACTAGAGGGTGAACACGCCTTCCGCTTCGACGCGATGGAGGGTGCCGGGATGCACATCCACATCCCCGCCGAGGGGACCGTCGAGAAGGTCCAGCGCGCCGCCGGCGAGACCGGCGACGGCGACGTCCTCTCGGACACCGACACGCGGCTCATCGCCGCCGCCTTCGAACTCGACGGCACGCTCGTCACCGACGACTACGCGATGCAGAACGTCGCCGAACATCTCGGCGTCGTCGTCGAAGCCATCGCCCAAGACGGTATCACCGAACAGCGCAGTTGGACGTTCCAGTGTGCCGGCTGTGGCCGGGAGTTCGACGAGGAGAAGCCGCGCTGTCCCATCTGTGGCAGCGACCTCTCGCGGAAGAACCCGAACTGA